A genomic window from Dermacentor silvarum isolate Dsil-2018 chromosome 9, BIME_Dsil_1.4, whole genome shotgun sequence includes:
- the LOC119463448 gene encoding uncharacterized protein LOC119463448 has product MDKTFCVLFSHGRGCMERVHPTIRLGGEGKGLKFVESLRILGVVFDRRLSFYKHADHPKEKAELLSAKPIAFAQMQGGLRPKVSTRLYQQVMLPALTYASIIWWSDKPDCRLSARVASVQRTVLLSLLGAFRTTRTAALQVLMRAPPLALELDRANAEFRLFALRESVRYGASSFSPRDVLYPADPWDTHPADARSFTFRRLSLHQARQLARDEGVHVYTDGSYTTLSSGAAFVVLGPRGRIGSIGRFRILAATSAYSAEVIAFAEALAHIRGGGASEEVR; this is encoded by the coding sequence TCTGCGTGCTCTTCTCCCATGGCCGAGGCTGTATGGAGAGGGTGCATCCCACTATACGTCTGGGGGGCGAGGGGAAAGGCTTAAAATTCGTCGAGTCCTTGCGAATTCTCGGCGTAGTTTTCGACAGGAGGCTGTCGTTCTACAAGCATGCTGACCACCCGAAGGAGAAGGCGGAGCTCCTATCGGCGAAGCCGATTGCGTTCGCGCAGATGCAGGGCGGGCTACGGCCAAAAGTGTCCACTCGCCTGTACCAGCAGGTCATGCTGCCTGCCTTGACGTACGCATCCATCATATGGTGGAGCGACAAGCCTGATTGCCGGTTAAGCGCCCGCGTCGCATCTGTGCAGCGCACTGTCCTCCTTTCGTTATTGGGTGCCTTTCGGACCACACGCACCGCGGCCCTTCAGGTCCTTATGCGCGCCCCTCCGTTGGCGCTCGAGCTGGACAGGGCGAATGCGGAGTTCCGCCTTTTCGCCCTTCGCGAAAGCGTGCGCTACGGCGCGTCGTCCTTCTCGCCACGTGACGTGCTGTACCCTGCTGACCCGTGGGACACGCATCCGGCGGACGCCCGGTCATTCACCTTCCGACGGCTGTCCCTACACCAAGCCCGGCAACTTGCTCGTGACGAGGGTGTCCACGTCTACACCGACGGCTCGTATACGACACTCTCGTCCGGGGCTGCCTTCGTCGTCCTGGGACCGAGAGGACGCATCGGTTCGATAGGGCGATTTAGAATACTGGCGGCTACGAGCGCGTACAGTGCGGAAGTGATCGCGTTTGCCGAGGCGCTCGCGCACATACGGGGCGGAGGCGCCAGCGAGGAGGTACGTTAA